In Deltaproteobacteria bacterium, the sequence GCCCGGAACCCCAAAGGCATTGCCTAAAATGACGTTGGCAGTCTTGCGGCCGATCCCAGGCAATTTTACCAAATCCTCCATCCGGGCCGGGACCTGGCCATCAAACCTCTCCATTAAAACCCGGCCGATTTCCTTAAGATTCTTGGCCTTTTGCCGAAAAAAGCCGGTGGCATGGATAGCCTGTTCCAGTTCTTCCTGAGAGGCCTGGGCATAATCCCTGGCAGTGGGATAGCGGCGAAACAACCCCGGCGTCACCTGGTTGACCTTGACATCAGTACATTGCGCCGACAATACCGTGGCCACTAACAATTCTAAAGGGTTGCTAAAGTTTAGCGCGGTGCGGGCATTGGGGTAATATTGGTCCAAAAGCTCCAGAATCGGTTCGATTTTTTCCTGTTGATCCATCTTTTTCTCTCCCGCCATTTAACCAGTCGGTTTGCCCCGCCGTGTCGCCACTTGTCTGATCAATTCCGTAAATTCTGGGACCCTAAAGACATAGACCAAAAGGCCATAGATACCTGCCCCGATCAGAATGGTCACCAGGAGGTTGGCAATCTGACCCACCAGCCCGGTTCCTAATAAAGTGGTCATGTAGGTATGTAATGGTATGACTAACAGACCCATGATCAGCGAGGCCACTGTCACCTTGCCCAGGCACCAGCCTAGATAGCCGACCGAATACCCTTTTAATTTACGATACAGGATGGCGCTCAGAAAGACAAAATTAATAATCACGCTCAAGGACGTGGACAAGGCAATGGCCCGGTGCTGAAAGGCCTCCAGGGTCAGGGTGATAAAAAACAGATTGGCGGCCACGGTGATAAAACTACCGATCACCGGAAAGCGGGTATCATCCAAGGCATAAAATACCGGGACGACAATCTTGACTCCGGCATAAGCAAACAATCCCAGGGCATAAAGGGCCAGGGCCGCGGCTGTTTGCTGGGTGTCAAAGACCGAAAACCGGCCATGTTCGAAGATCAGAGCAATTACTGGTTGGGCTAGGGCCGCCAACCCCGCTGAAGCCGGAACGGTGATGATCATGGCCATGCTTAAGGAAGAGACCAATGCGGCTTTTAGGCCTTCCAGATCCCCCTTTGAGGCATAGCGAGAGACTACCGGCAGGGTGGCAATGGCCAGGGCCACCCCAAAGATACCGATGGGAAACTGCATCAGGCGGAAGGCATAGTTTAACCAAGAGACACTTCCCTGGGCACAACTGGAAGCAAAGAAGGTGTTGATAAAGATATTGAACTGAGTTGCCGACAAGCCAATCACGGCCGGAGCCATCAGGCGCAGGATGCGATGGAGGCCCT encodes:
- the nth gene encoding endonuclease III; this translates as MDQQEKIEPILELLDQYYPNARTALNFSNPLELLVATVLSAQCTDVKVNQVTPGLFRRYPTARDYAQASQEELEQAIHATGFFRQKAKNLKEIGRVLMERFDGQVPARMEDLVKLPGIGRKTANVILGNAFGVPGIVVDTHVSRVASRLGLISNKDAVKIEYELMALVPQDRWIKFSHQLIRHGRQLCNAKKPRCAECPLLPYCDFGKKQQPIR
- the murJ gene encoding murein biosynthesis integral membrane protein MurJ, whose protein sequence is MTPTVSSQTGTIARSAGTVGVAVFSSRILGLIREQVFAGMFGAGYAIDAFVVAFRIPNLLRDLFAEGALSSAFVTVFTDYDQRQGAARTWRLANNVMTTIGLLVVVISILGIINSLPLVRLLAPDFGKVPGKLGLTALMTQIMFPFLPLISLAAVVMGILNSKGRFFIPALASSFFNLGSILFGVTLTFVAPRFGYPAIVGMAVGTLIGGLLQLVGQIPVLFRVGYRPQLCFDLRDKGLHRILRLMAPAVIGLSATQFNIFINTFFASSCAQGSVSWLNYAFRLMQFPIGIFGVALAIATLPVVSRYASKGDLEGLKAALVSSLSMAMIITVPASAGLAALAQPVIALIFEHGRFSVFDTQQTAAALALYALGLFAYAGVKIVVPVFYALDDTRFPVIGSFITVAANLFFITLTLEAFQHRAIALSTSLSVIINFVFLSAILYRKLKGYSVGYLGWCLGKVTVASLIMGLLVIPLHTYMTTLLGTGLVGQIANLLVTILIGAGIYGLLVYVFRVPEFTELIRQVATRRGKPTG